One genomic region from Daphnia magna isolate NIES linkage group LG10, ASM2063170v1.1, whole genome shotgun sequence encodes:
- the LOC123466559 gene encoding uncharacterized protein LOC123466559, producing MSLSGADLDDSQGASRPSDDTEIDLGLNQEENLVNSKDSVSHKKRRSSSSSSSSSSSSSSSSSLSSSSSSSSDESHSPSPKKKKTDGDGRKGSNEKKRSRKKKKKDAEKPPTVTSCKVLRSQAKLAKLVMARGLQLAKVKLLRNKYDLSVPSKYSLNCPALDDTFFRRLSSLKSSSASKVNIDQREKALLALQFKILDIGRPLLFLGSRLEDPECIEALETALQLWGVAFNDITKSRRRNILRQTDPKMESLLEDQDNFEFSESNHLFGRHFLKAMVRTADDEAKLNAAGRNNGSSTSRHRRDSRGRRLDQRKDRHPSRNQFDKGYGKNQGYSNQNNGYVTIPSNISLVDKTPIPVGGRLGAYALAWNRFSKDPWVLSIVSFGLQIEFLSRPIQFPPPPNKVTGDLQLEIIESEIDALLGKKAIEETQEIGFISSIFTIPKKSGGFRPVVNLKALNKFVVYNHFKMEGLPTVKSIVRANDWLAKLDLSDAYLTVPLHPSHRRFVQFTWKGKIFQFTCLPFGLSSAPRIFTKLLKPIVSFLRKRGIRLVIYLDDILIMNSCPEGLAREVALVRSTLEEVGFLINDKKSEADPTQRLEFLGLMLDTAHLTLALTEAKKEALLRTCKKLLASREVALWDLASLLGNFNWATAAVPFAQANLRNIQNLYISHTKSAEGNLGVKTILSDEAREDLDWWIRQLDQSMGKSFLTSDPDLVLFSDASMTGWGATDSNCSTGGKWSSYDVGRHINELELLAAFLALQYFANASRNCSIRLNIDNTTAVAHINKSGGTRSPQLLEIALKIAKWSERRNIMLDAKYLPGALNIVADMESRRSFQDSGDWHLNRRVFQKIWERWHPKIDLFALPWNAQLPEFVCWHPDPAAWMTDAFSLNWKYINGYAFPPFNLIGNCIRKMRQDQSQLTLVCPYWPSQPWFPLLLETIVDIPRVLPYRKDLLIDVNVETHPLLTTNALCLIAWRLSGIASEANDFRTRLSILYWPATDQPHTLATRPPGTNGQIGAIGMVTIPCIAL from the coding sequence ATGTCTCTTTCGGGCGCTGACTTAGACGATTCGCAAGGCGCTTCGCGCCCATCAGACGATACCGAAATAGACTTAGGCCTCAATCAGGAGGAAAATTTAGTGAACAGCAAGGACAGTGTTTCGCATAAGAAAAGAAGATCGAGTTCTTCGTCAAGTAGTAGCAGCAGctcctcgtcttcttcatcatcCCTTTCATCATCTTCCTCGTCGTCATCTGATGAGTCTCACAGCCCATcaccaaagaagaagaagacagaCGGCGACGGGAGAAAAGGTTCGAACGAAAAGAAGAGATcgcgaaagaagaagaagaaggatgCGGAGAAACCTCCTACGGTTACTTCCTGTAAGGTACTCCGTTCTCAAGCTAAGCTGGCTAAATTAGTGATGGCGAGAGGTTTACAACTGGCAAAAGTTAAGCTTCTGCGAAACAAGTATGATTTATCTGTTCCATCTAAATACTCGTTAAACTGCCCCGCTTTGGACGATACCTTTTTTCGACGGCTGTCGTCTCTGAAGAGCTCATCAGCGTCGAAAGTTAACATTGATCAACGAGAAAAGGCTCTCTTGGCGCTTCAGTTCAAGATACTGGACATCGGTAGACCCCTACTATTTCTTGGTTCTCGTCTGGAGGACCCGGAGTGTATCGAGGCGCTGGAGACAGCTCTGCAGTTATGGGGAGTAGCTTTCAACGACATAACGAAATCAAGACGTCGAAACATCCTGCGTCAAACAGATCCCAAGATGGAGTCGCTCCTGGAAGACCAagataattttgaattttcagagTCCAACCATCTGTTTGGACgccattttttaaaggccATGGTGAGAACGGCAGATGATGAAGCTAAACTTAACGCAGCGGGCAGAAACAACGGATCGTCCACCAGTCGCCATAGGCGCGATTCGAGAGGAAGGCGGCTCGATCAGAGAAAGGATCGTCACCCATCCCGCAACCAGTTCGACAAAGGTTACGGCAAGAATCAAGGATATTCGAATCAGAACAATGGGTATGTCACCATTCCTTCAAATATTTCTTTAGTCGATAAAACGCCCATTCCAGTAGGGGGGAGGTTGGGTGCGTATGCGTTGGCTTGGAACCGATTCTCAAAGGATCCATGGGTGTTAAGCATCGTGTCGTTTGGCcttcaaattgaatttttgtctAGGCCTATACAATTTCCCCCCCCTCCCAATAAAGTGACAGGTGACTTGCAACTAGAAATTATCGAATCCGAAATCGACGCTCTTTTGGGGAAAAAAGCTATTGAGGAAACTCAAGAAATAGGGTTTATTAGTAGCATCTTTACAATTCCAAAGAAATCGGGAGGTTTTCGCCCGGTGGTTAATCTAAAGGCTCTTAATAAATTTGTCGTGTACAACCACTTTAAAATGGAGGGCCTGCCGACAGTTAAAAGCATTGTGCGGGCGAATGACTGGTTAGCTAAACTAGACCTCTCCGATGCATATTTAACAGTGCCTTTGCACCCGTCACACCGTCGCTTTGTCCAATTTACATGGAAAGGGAAGATTTTTCAATTCACATGTTTGCCCTTTGGTTTGTCCTCCGCACCGCGAATATTCACTAAGCTGCTCAAACCCATTGTGTCCTTCTTGAGGAAAAGGGGCATCAGATTGGTTATTTATTTGGATGATATTCTCATCATGAATTCGTGTCCAGAAGGATTGGCCAGGGAGGTCGCGTTAGTCAGATCAACGCTAGAGGAGGTGGGTTTTTTAATTAATGATAAAAAATCAGAGGCAGACCCCACCCAGCGATTAGAATTTCTGGGACTGATGTTGGATACAGCGCATTTAACTTTGGCCCTGACCGAAGCGAAAAAAGAAGCGTTGTTGAGGACATGTAAAAAACTCCTGGCCAGTCGTGAGGTGGCGCTTTGGGATCTGGCCTCGTTATTGGGGAATTTCAATTGGGCTACAGCGGCAGTCCCGTTTGCCCAAGCCAATTTAAGGAATATTCAGAATTTGTATATTAGTCATACAAAGTCAGCGGAAGGAAATTTAGGAGTAAAAACCATCCTTTCAGATGAGGCTAGGGAGGATTTGGACTGGTGGATTAGACAGCTGGATCAGTCGATGGGCAAATCCTTTTTAACATCGGACCCAGATTTAGTGCTTTTTTCCGACGCTTCCATGACCGGTTGGGGTGCGACGGACAGCAATTGTAGCACAGGAGGGAAATGGTCCAGTTATGACGTGGGGCGCCATATCAATGAGCTAGAGCTGTTGGCGGCATTTTTAGCACTGCAATATTTCGCAAACGCTTCACGGAATTGCTCCATCAGGCTAAATATTGATAATACGACGGCAGTAGCTCATATCAATAAAAGCGGAGGCACAAGGTCGCCTCAACTGCTCGAAATAGCGCTAAAAATCGCCAAATGGAGCGAAAGGAGGAACATTATGTTAGATGCAAAATATCTACCAGGAGCTCTTAATATTGTGGCAGATATGGAGTCCAGGAGATCGTTCCAGGACAGTGGGGATTGGCATTTGAACCGCAGGGTTTTCCAAAAGATCTGGGAGCGCTGGCACCCGAAAATAGATCTATTCGCGTTGCCTTGGAACGCCCAGTTGCCGGAATTTGTCTGCTGGCACCCCGATCCAGCGGCATGGATGACAGATGCCTTCTCTCTCAATTGGAAGTACATCAACGGCTATGCGTTCCCTCCATTCAATCTAATAGGGAATTGTATCCGGAAAATGAGACAGGATCAATCCCAGCTGACGCTAGTTTGCCCGTATTGGCCCAGCCAACCTTGGTTCCCGTTGCTGCTGGAGACAATAGTCGATATCCCGAGGGTACTGCCTTATCGCAAAGATTTACTGATCGATGTGAACGTGGAGACTCATCCTCTGCTGACAACCAACGCTCTGTGCTTAATCGCGTGGAGATTATCCGGAATCGCTTCAGAAGCGAACGATTTCCGGACCAGGCTATCGATCTTATACTGGCCGGCAACCGACCAGCCACACACGCTGGCTACGAGGCCGCCTGGAACCAATGGTCAGATTGGTGCAATAGGAATGGTCACCATCCCCTGCATAGCTCTGTAG